TAGGCAATCGGTCCGGATTCGACGCCATTCTCGACGTGATTTTCAACAATGCATTTCACGAGTTTTTTCCGGACATGCGGCTCGTGGCCCTGTCCGAACTGAATTTTCCCCTGCGGCCGCATCAGAATGTGACCGTGCCCGTGTACCGTTCGTGGCAGGCCATGCTGGACAAGCATCACGACATCAATCTGGTTGTGGAACTGACCGGAAGCCAGCGCAAGCTGACCAACATCCGGCGGAACCTGCCGGACGACGTGTCCCTGATGGATCATCGGGAGGTCGTGTTCTTCTGCGGCCTGCATGACATGGCGCTGGTCAAGGGGCATTTCCGGGACGACTCGGAACGGCAGCGCGTCCTGCTCAAGTCCATCATCGATGAAATCCGCGAGGACATTTTCCTGCTGGACAAGTCCGGCAACGTGGTGGACCTGAACCGGCCCGTGTGGCAGCGCGCGGGATTGCGGCGCAAGGATTTGCTCGGGCATCAGTGCTGGGAGGCGGCCCGGCTGCCGGACGGTTCCGCATTCTGCGACTGTCTGGTGCCTTCCTGTCCCTTCTATCGGACCCTTGCAAGCGAAACCAAGGACGAGGCCATGATGACCCGCGTGGATCGCAATGGCCAACTCCGCTACTACCGCATCTATTCCTATCCGCTTTTCGACATTCGGGGGCATATGACCCACGTGATGATCATGCATCGCGACATCACGGACCGCACCTATCGGGAAAAGCATCAGCAGAAGCGTGAACGTCTGGCCGTGGTCGGAGAAATGTCCACGTATCTTGCCCATGAAATTCGCAACCCCTTGTTCGCCATTGGCGGATTCGCCAATTCCCTGTTCAAGTCCAAAACCATATCGGACAAGGACAGGGAAAAGGCGGCGATTCTCGTGGAGGAGACCAAGCGTCTCGATACCATGCTTACCAGCATGCTCAAGTTCGTGCGGCCTACCGCGAGTGCGGATGAAGCCTCGGACCTGTGCGCCGTGCTCAAGGATACCATAGAACTCATGTCCATTGGTTACGCCGGGCAGGGCTATGAGTTCGAAGTCCACTGTTCGCAGGAAATGCCCAAGGTGGCCGGGAGCGCGGAAACCATCAAGCAGTGTCTGGTCAATCTGATCAAGAATGCTCTTGAGGCCATGCCGTCCGGCGGGATTGTCGAAGTGACCGCGGAATTGCGCGGCGATTCCGTTGCTCTGGCTGTTCATGATACCGGAACCGGCATGTCCGAAAAGGAAATGGATCGTGCGTTCAGCCCGTTCTTTTCCACCAAGAACGGAGGTAGCGGACTCGGGCTGGCCATGATCAAGAAGATCGTGGAGGAGCTGGGCGGTTCGGTCCGGCTGGAAAGTCGTCAGGGGCAGGGCACCACCGTGACTCTGCTTTTGCCGCCAGCCATGGCTTCCGTGGTTCGCAACGTGAACTGACGCGTGCGTTCCGGCATGAGAGAAGAGGCCTCCGGCGGCACGAGAAACTTTGATTCGCCCCGTCCAGGGCCTCTCCCTTCGGGCGCTGCGAATGCCGCGTCCAGATCTGCCGTCCTGCGGATTTGTCCTGTCGAGGAATATGCTTCCGGGAAACAGGTTGTAAGGAGCAGAAAGGATTTGTTTTTTGGGCAACCCGTTTCGGGGATCCAAGGGGCCTTGCTCCTTGGCGGGTCTGGGTAGCGCCCAGCCCCCCCGGGAGGGGCTTTTATTTGCTGGTCATGATCCAGACACCGTCCCATTTGTCCTGTGGCGGATTCTTCAGGAAATGTTCGCATCGCTGGACGTAGAGCTGCGACATGCGGTCGTTGGGATTCGCGGCCAGAGCCTTTTGGAAGAGGGGGAGCGCCTTGTTCCAGTCTCCGGCCCGATACAGGGCGAGTCCCCGGGCGAATGCGTCCAGCACTTCATCCATGTTCGAAAAGGTGGCTGGCGTGTGAAAGTCGAGGATTTCGTGAATCGCGACCGGCCGGGTCTTGCCCTTGACGCGGATGAGATCTGCC
Above is a window of Pseudodesulfovibrio tunisiensis DNA encoding:
- a CDS encoding sensor histidine kinase; amino-acid sequence: MTDFAYDSLGTCYWDGNETGFNIGIVGNRSGFDAILDVIFNNAFHEFFPDMRLVALSELNFPLRPHQNVTVPVYRSWQAMLDKHHDINLVVELTGSQRKLTNIRRNLPDDVSLMDHREVVFFCGLHDMALVKGHFRDDSERQRVLLKSIIDEIREDIFLLDKSGNVVDLNRPVWQRAGLRRKDLLGHQCWEAARLPDGSAFCDCLVPSCPFYRTLASETKDEAMMTRVDRNGQLRYYRIYSYPLFDIRGHMTHVMIMHRDITDRTYREKHQQKRERLAVVGEMSTYLAHEIRNPLFAIGGFANSLFKSKTISDKDREKAAILVEETKRLDTMLTSMLKFVRPTASADEASDLCAVLKDTIELMSIGYAGQGYEFEVHCSQEMPKVAGSAETIKQCLVNLIKNALEAMPSGGIVEVTAELRGDSVALAVHDTGTGMSEKEMDRAFSPFFSTKNGGSGLGLAMIKKIVEELGGSVRLESRQGQGTTVTLLLPPAMASVVRNVN